The following nucleotide sequence is from uncultured Draconibacterium sp..
CAATAAAAATTGAAAAAAAAGCACACGAGTAATAGAAAATATTCGGTTGTTTGGAAAAAAGTTGTAATTTTGCACGGCATTTTTGCCAGTAGACTATAAGCGGGAATAGCTCAGTTGATAGAGCATTAGCCTTCCAAGCTAAGGGTCGCGGGTTTGAGTCCCGTTTCCCGCTCAGAACAGAGATTGGAATTTTGAATAAGTGATTATTCATAATTCCCGTCTCTTTGTGTGTTTAAGGCCGGAGTAGCTCAGGGGTAGAGCGCATCCTTGGTAAGGATGAGGTCACGAGTTCAATTCTCGTCTTCGGCTCAGATGATTTAAAAAGATAATAAATTAAAATTTTGCAATTATGGCTAAAGAACATTTTAACAGGGACAAGGACCATGTGAACATTGGTACTATCGGCCACGTTGACCATGGTAAAACTACCTTAACTGCTGCTATTACTACAGTATTAGCAAAAAAAGGCTTTTGTGAAATAAAAGCATTTGATCAAATTGATAACGCTCCTGAGGAGAAAGAAAGGGGTATTACAATTAACACAGCTCACGTTGAGTACGAAACAGCAACTCGCCACTACGCGCACGTTGACTGTCCGGGTCACGCTGACTACGTAAAGAACATGGTAACTGGTGCTGCTCAGATGGACGGTGCTATTATCGTTGTTGCTGCAACTGATGGTCCTATGCCACAGACTCGCGAGCACATCCTTCTTGCACGTCAGGTAAACGTTCCTCGTTTGGTTGTATTCATGAACAAAGTGGATATGGTTGACGATGAAGAATTATTAGAACTAGTTGAAATGGAAGTTCGCGAACTTCTTGATTTCTACGAATTCGATGGCGACAACACTCCTGTTATTATGGGATCTGCACTTGGTGGATTGAACGGAGAGCCAGAGTGGGAAGAAAAAATTCTTGAGTTGATGGATGCTTGTGATAGCTGGATTCCACTTCCTCCACGTGATGTTGATAAACCATTCCTGATGCCTGTTGAGGACGTATTCTCTATTACAGGTCGTGGAACTGTAGCAACAGGTCGTATCGAAACTGGTATCATCCACACAGGTGATGAAATGCAGTTGATCGGTTTGGGTGCTGAAGGACGTAAAACAGTATGTACTGGTGTTGAGATGTTCCGTAAGATTTTGGACGAAGGTATGGCAGGTGACAACGTAGGTTTGTTGTTGCGTGGTGTAGACAAAAAAGAAATCAAACGTGGACAGATTTTGGCAAAACCTGGTTCAATTACTCCTCACAACAAATTTAAAGCTGAGGTTTACGTATTGAAAAAAGAAGAAGGTGGTCGTCACACTCCATTCCATAACAAATACCGTCCTCAATTCTACTTGCGTACGCTTGATGTAACCGGCGAAATTCACCTAGAAGAAGGTCGCGAAATGGTTATGCCTGGTGA
It contains:
- the tuf gene encoding elongation factor Tu yields the protein MAKEHFNRDKDHVNIGTIGHVDHGKTTLTAAITTVLAKKGFCEIKAFDQIDNAPEEKERGITINTAHVEYETATRHYAHVDCPGHADYVKNMVTGAAQMDGAIIVVAATDGPMPQTREHILLARQVNVPRLVVFMNKVDMVDDEELLELVEMEVRELLDFYEFDGDNTPVIMGSALGGLNGEPEWEEKILELMDACDSWIPLPPRDVDKPFLMPVEDVFSITGRGTVATGRIETGIIHTGDEMQLIGLGAEGRKTVCTGVEMFRKILDEGMAGDNVGLLLRGVDKKEIKRGQILAKPGSITPHNKFKAEVYVLKKEEGGRHTPFHNKYRPQFYLRTLDVTGEIHLEEGREMVMPGDNVTIEVDLIYPVALNVGLRFAIREGGRTVGAGQVTEIL